A part of Numenius arquata chromosome 2, bNumArq3.hap1.1, whole genome shotgun sequence genomic DNA contains:
- the SMKR1 gene encoding small lysine-rich protein 1, whose product MHKVTRPGESVFHADTLQACCEERPGRAVKSSKRKRGKGKSSEKKAKKVEKEVDILSPAAMLNAYYICHNAAACLEFRGFTWPGSPKKKGKKGKKRVAGK is encoded by the exons ATGCATAAAGTGACTCG ACCTGGAGAGAGCGTCTTCCACGCGGACACGCTCCAGGCTTGTTGCGAGGAGCGACCAGGACGG GCAGTTAAAAGTAGCAAACGCAAGCGTGGCAAAGGCAAAAGCTccgaaaagaaagcaaagaaggtGGAGAAGGAAGTGGATATCCTCAGCCCAGCTGCCATGCTCAACGCCTACTACATCTGCCACAATGCCGCCGCCTGCCTGGAGTTTCGGGGCTTtacctggcctggctcccccaaaaagaaggggaagaaaggaaagaaacgaGTGGCTGGAAAATAA